One Ooceraea biroi isolate clonal line C1 chromosome 6, Obir_v5.4, whole genome shotgun sequence genomic window carries:
- the LOC105284073 gene encoding thyrotroph embryonic factor isoform X7, whose protein sequence is MSCAMEYQQLAPPPIPAGVLHTQAHHPQPPHQQQQQQQPQQPPVQPPQHPHIVVAPAHQQPQSQQPPPPSLPPASHGHQVHPPLPPIHDDSTSSRWSQYQHLWRQHHVYMNGKQGKDGPEEKKDADGELWGNVEAQAAFLGPNLWDKTLPYDADLKVLNHYVDLDEFLSENGIPVDGVAGGGQGAMQGSQLHKINNTEAAGHQGPASLHLEPVTKRERSPSPSECCSPDTLNPPSPADSNSEDSSRIQYGLSLIALSMASSGRDFDPRTRAFSDEELKPQPMIKKSRKQFVPDDLKDDKYWARRRKNNMAAKRSRDARRMKENQIALRAGFLEKENMGLRQELDRLKNENMLLRDKLSKYTDV, encoded by the exons ATGAGCTGCGCGATGGAGTATCAGCAATTGGCGCCACCACCGATACCAGCAGGGGTGCTGCACACCCAGGCGCACCATCCCCAGCCACCGCatcaacaacagcaacagcagcagccacAGCAGCCACCGGTGCAGCCGCCGCAGCATCCGCACATCGTCGTCGCCCCGGCTCACCAGCAGCCGCAATCCCAGCAACCACCACCGCCGTCCCTCCCGCCGGCCTCCCATGGTCACCAGGTACACCCGCCGCTACCACCCATCCACGACGACAGTACCAGTTCCAGGTGGTCCCAGTACCAACACCTGTGGCGGCAGCATCATGTTTACATGAACG GGAAACAAGGTAAAGATGGGCCAGAGGAAAAGAAGGATGCTGACGGCGAACTTTGGGGCAACGTGGAAGCGCAGGCCGCCTTCCTCGGTCCCAATCTTTGGGACAAAACTTTGCCCTACGATGCCGACCTGAAGGTATTGAACCAT TACGTCGATCTCGATGAGTTTCTTTCCGAAAACGGCATCCCCGTCGACGGTGTGGCTGGCGGCGGACAAGGTGCTATGCAGGGTAGTCAACTTCATAAAATCAACAACACCGAGGCCGCCGGACACCAGGGACCAGCGAGTCTCCATCTGGAGCCAGTTACCAAGCGCGAGAGGTCACCATCGCCTAGCGAATGCTGCTCACCGGACACCCTGAACCCACCCTCTCCCGCGGATTCCA ATTCCGAGGACTCGTCACGAATACAATATGGCTTGTCTCTTATAGCGCTCTCGATGGCCTCATCGGGGCGAGACTTCGATCCCCGCACCAGGGCCTTCTCCGACGAGGAGCTCAAACCTCAACCTATGATCAAGAAATCGCGGAAACAG TTCGTTCCGGATGACTTGAAGGATGACAAATACTGGGCGCGTCGTAGGAAGAATAATATGGCAGCGAAACGATCGCGAGACGCGCGCCGCATGAAGGAGAACCAGATAGCACTCAGGGCCGGCTTCCTCGAGAAAGAG AATATGGGTCTACGGCAGGAGCTGGATCGGTTAAAAAACGAGAATATGTTGCTGCGCGACAAATTGAGCAAGTACACGGACGTCTAA
- the LOC105284073 gene encoding thyrotroph embryonic factor isoform X5, which produces MSCAMEYQQLAPPPIPAGVLHTQAHHPQPPHQQQQQQQPQQPPVQPPQHPHIVVAPAHQQPQSQQPPPPSLPPASHGHQVHPPLPPIHDDSTSSRWSQYQHLWRQHHVYMNGKQGKDGPEEKKDADGELWGNVEAQAAFLGPNLWDKTLPYDADLKVLNHYVDLDEFLSENGIPVDGVAGGGQGAMQGSQLHKINNTEAAGHQGPASLHLEPVTKRERSPSPSECCSPDTLNPPSPADSNSEDSSRIQYGLSLIALSMASSGRDFDPRTRAFSDEELKPQPMIKKSRKQWPQFVPDDLKDDKYWARRRKNNMAAKRSRDARRMKENQIALRAGFLEKENMGLRQELDRLKNENMLLRDKLSKYTDV; this is translated from the exons ATGAGCTGCGCGATGGAGTATCAGCAATTGGCGCCACCACCGATACCAGCAGGGGTGCTGCACACCCAGGCGCACCATCCCCAGCCACCGCatcaacaacagcaacagcagcagccacAGCAGCCACCGGTGCAGCCGCCGCAGCATCCGCACATCGTCGTCGCCCCGGCTCACCAGCAGCCGCAATCCCAGCAACCACCACCGCCGTCCCTCCCGCCGGCCTCCCATGGTCACCAGGTACACCCGCCGCTACCACCCATCCACGACGACAGTACCAGTTCCAGGTGGTCCCAGTACCAACACCTGTGGCGGCAGCATCATGTTTACATGAACG GGAAACAAGGTAAAGATGGGCCAGAGGAAAAGAAGGATGCTGACGGCGAACTTTGGGGCAACGTGGAAGCGCAGGCCGCCTTCCTCGGTCCCAATCTTTGGGACAAAACTTTGCCCTACGATGCCGACCTGAAGGTATTGAACCAT TACGTCGATCTCGATGAGTTTCTTTCCGAAAACGGCATCCCCGTCGACGGTGTGGCTGGCGGCGGACAAGGTGCTATGCAGGGTAGTCAACTTCATAAAATCAACAACACCGAGGCCGCCGGACACCAGGGACCAGCGAGTCTCCATCTGGAGCCAGTTACCAAGCGCGAGAGGTCACCATCGCCTAGCGAATGCTGCTCACCGGACACCCTGAACCCACCCTCTCCCGCGGATTCCA ATTCCGAGGACTCGTCACGAATACAATATGGCTTGTCTCTTATAGCGCTCTCGATGGCCTCATCGGGGCGAGACTTCGATCCCCGCACCAGGGCCTTCTCCGACGAGGAGCTCAAACCTCAACCTATGATCAAGAAATCGCGGAAACAG TGGCCTCAGTTCGTTCCGGATGACTTGAAGGATGACAAATACTGGGCGCGTCGTAGGAAGAATAATATGGCAGCGAAACGATCGCGAGACGCGCGCCGCATGAAGGAGAACCAGATAGCACTCAGGGCCGGCTTCCTCGAGAAAGAG AATATGGGTCTACGGCAGGAGCTGGATCGGTTAAAAAACGAGAATATGTTGCTGCGCGACAAATTGAGCAAGTACACGGACGTCTAA
- the LOC105284076 gene encoding juvenile hormone epoxide hydrolase 1-like gives MWKTTTVLLVLAIGIAILLNQDDRDVPNLPETFWGPERNREASEEIRSFVIEVPKSVIDDLKDRLAKKKELVPPLENTAWTYGTSTTYLENVLEHWRTKYNWTERQALLNKYPQYVTNIQGLDIHFYHVKPHVPSDRNLKVVPLLIVHGWPGSVVEFQKIIPMLTTPRPDRDFVFEVIAPSLPGYGFSQAAVRPGLGPAEMSVIFKNLMLRLGFNKFYVQGGDWGSLIVTHISSFFSDNTLGVHVNMCVSTIIPNIFWRLLGIVFSSLVVDNEHYSKMYPLSYHLSRNIEESGYLHIQATKPDTIGTAVAASPVGLAAYILEKFSTGTNAEYRFRTDGGLLEKHSIDELLDNIMLYWITNSITTSVRIYAEHFNKTNLARKLDELPVNVPSACAAFPHEILYHSEVLLRYKYTNLIQHNHLPRGGHFAAMEEPSLLANDIFEFVSKTEDIRKKAENKDIPNRTEKVKEPSKT, from the exons ATGTGGAAGACTACGACCGTGCTCTTAGTTCTTGCCATCGGCATAGCTATCTTGTTAAA TCAGGATGATAGAGATGTACCAAACTTGCCTGAAACGTTTTGGGGACCTGAAAGAAATAGAGAAGCATCGGAGGAAATAAGATCGTTTGTTATCGAAGTGCCAAAGTCG GTAATCGACGATTTGAAAGATCGACtcgcaaagaaaaaagaattggTACCACCATTGGAGAATACTGCGTGGACTTACGGTACCAGTACGACCTACTTGGAAAATGTTCTTGAACATTGGCGTACGAAGTATAACTGGACTGAACGGCAGGCACTGCTCAACAAGTATCCTCAATATGTGACCAATATTCAAG GTCTGGATATACATTTCTATCATGTGAAACCACACGTACCATCAGATCGGAACTTGAAAGTTGTTCCATTGCTGATTGTACACGGATGGCCAGGATCCGTGGTGGagtttcaaaaaattattcCTATGCTAACGACGCCACGTCCCGACAGAGACTTCGTATTTGAGGTGATCGCACCTTCACTTCCGGGATACGGGTTCTCGCAAGCGGCTGTACGACCAGGACTGGGCCCAGCAGAG ATGTccgttatatttaaaaacctCATGTTGCGCCTTGGCTTCAATAAGTTTTATGTGCAAGGAGGAGACTGGGGCTCCCTTATTGTCACGCACATATCCAGTTTCTTTTCAGACAA CACTCTTGGCGTCCATGTGAACATGTGTGTAAGCACGATTATACCCAATATATTTTGGAGATTGTTGGGTATCGTTTTTTCATCGCTCGTAGTCGACAACGAACATTATTCTAAAATGTATCCTTTGAGTTACCACCTAAGTCGAAACATTGAGGAATCGGGATATTTACACATTCAGGCTACTAAACCAGACACTATAG gTACGGCCGTGGCAGCCTCGCCAGTAGGATTGGCAGCGTATATCTTGGAAAAGTTTAGTACGGGTACGAATGCAGAGTACAGATTCCGAACAGACGGTGGTTTGCTCGAGAAACACAGCATAGATGAGCTCTTGGATAACATCATGCTCTACTGGATTACCAATTCTATAACCACGAGTGTTCGAATTTATGCGgagcattttaataaaaccaaCCTGGCGAGAAAACTCGACGA ATTGCCAGTTAATGTGCCATCAGCATGTGCAGCATTTCCTCACGAGATACTCTATCATTCGGAAGTTCTCCTTCGATACAAGTACACTAATCTAATACAACATAATCATTTACCGCGCGGAGGCCACTTTGCTGCCATGGAGGAGCCTTCTCTTCTGGCGAATGATATTTTTGAGTTTGTATCCAAGACGGAGGATATCAGGAAGAAAGCTGAGAATAAGGATATTCCAAATAGAACGGAGAAAGTAAAGGAACCTAGTAAAACTTAA
- the LOC105284073 gene encoding thyrotroph embryonic factor isoform X12 has protein sequence MSCAMEYQQLAPPPIPAGVLHTQAHHPQPPHQQQQQQQPQQPPVQPPQHPHIVVAPAHQQPQSQQPPPPSLPPASHGHQVHPPLPPIHDDSTSSRWSQYQHLWRQHHVYMNGKQGKDGPEEKKDADGELWGNVEAQAAFLGPNLWDKTLPYDADLKVLNHYVDLDEFLSENGIPVDGVAGGGQGAMQGSQLHKINNTEAAGHQGPASLHLEPVTKRERSPSPSECCSPDTLNPPSPADSTLSMASSGRDFDPRTRAFSDEELKPQPMIKKSRKQFVPDDLKDDKYWARRRKNNMAAKRSRDARRMKENQIALRAGFLEKENMGLRQELDRLKNENMLLRDKLSKYTDV, from the exons ATGAGCTGCGCGATGGAGTATCAGCAATTGGCGCCACCACCGATACCAGCAGGGGTGCTGCACACCCAGGCGCACCATCCCCAGCCACCGCatcaacaacagcaacagcagcagccacAGCAGCCACCGGTGCAGCCGCCGCAGCATCCGCACATCGTCGTCGCCCCGGCTCACCAGCAGCCGCAATCCCAGCAACCACCACCGCCGTCCCTCCCGCCGGCCTCCCATGGTCACCAGGTACACCCGCCGCTACCACCCATCCACGACGACAGTACCAGTTCCAGGTGGTCCCAGTACCAACACCTGTGGCGGCAGCATCATGTTTACATGAACG GGAAACAAGGTAAAGATGGGCCAGAGGAAAAGAAGGATGCTGACGGCGAACTTTGGGGCAACGTGGAAGCGCAGGCCGCCTTCCTCGGTCCCAATCTTTGGGACAAAACTTTGCCCTACGATGCCGACCTGAAGGTATTGAACCAT TACGTCGATCTCGATGAGTTTCTTTCCGAAAACGGCATCCCCGTCGACGGTGTGGCTGGCGGCGGACAAGGTGCTATGCAGGGTAGTCAACTTCATAAAATCAACAACACCGAGGCCGCCGGACACCAGGGACCAGCGAGTCTCCATCTGGAGCCAGTTACCAAGCGCGAGAGGTCACCATCGCCTAGCGAATGCTGCTCACCGGACACCCTGAACCCACCCTCTCCCGCGGATTCCA CGCTCTCGATGGCCTCATCGGGGCGAGACTTCGATCCCCGCACCAGGGCCTTCTCCGACGAGGAGCTCAAACCTCAACCTATGATCAAGAAATCGCGGAAACAG TTCGTTCCGGATGACTTGAAGGATGACAAATACTGGGCGCGTCGTAGGAAGAATAATATGGCAGCGAAACGATCGCGAGACGCGCGCCGCATGAAGGAGAACCAGATAGCACTCAGGGCCGGCTTCCTCGAGAAAGAG AATATGGGTCTACGGCAGGAGCTGGATCGGTTAAAAAACGAGAATATGTTGCTGCGCGACAAATTGAGCAAGTACACGGACGTCTAA
- the LOC105284077 gene encoding juvenile hormone epoxide hydrolase 1 has protein sequence MWKSTIVILVLATGIALWFRTSSVIDVPKLPETFWGPEENKGAPQNVRTFTLSIPDLVIDDLNARLANRRKVVPSLENAGWTYGINTTFLEDVIKYWRTTYNWNKRERLLNKYHQYMTNIQGLDIHFYHVKPEVPSDRPNLKVLPLLILHGWPGSVVEFQKIIALLTKPHPDRDFVFEVIAPSLPGYGFSQAAVRPGLGAAQMSVIFKNLMLRLGFNKFYVQGGDWGAIISSNLASLFPDNIIGVHTNMCVVPFMPGFLWIAIGSVFPSLVVDKEHYSKMYPLSYHMTRIIEESGYMHLQASKPDTAGAAVGASPEGLAAYILEKFSTWTNDEYKYRPDGGLLEKFTLDELLDNIMLYWVTNSITTSFRLYAENFNKTNMATRIDELPVNVPSACAVFPHELVYTPESIIRTRYTNLIQYNHLPHGGHFAAFEEPLLLANDIFEFVSKTEDIKKKADTKDTPSMEKKIKESTRT, from the exons ATGTGGAAGAGTACGATTGTGATCTTGGTTCTTGCCACTGGTATAGCTCTCTGGTTTCG CACTAGTAGCGTCATAGATGTGCCGAAATTACCAGAAACATTCTGGGGACCGGAGGAAAATAAGGGGGCACCACAAAATGTTCGAACTTTCACCCTCAGTATACCGGACTTG GTAATCGACGACTTGAATGCCCGGCTTGCAAATAGAAGAAAAGTGGTGCCATCGTTAGAGAATGCTGGGTGGACTTACGGCATCAATACAACATTTCTCGAagatgttattaaatattggcGCACGACATATAACTGGAACAAACGGGAGAGGTTACTCAACAAATATCATCAGTACATGACCAATATACAAG GTCTggatatacatttttatcatgTGAAACCAGAGGTACCATCAGATCGACCAAACTTGAAGGTTCTTCCATTGTTGATTTTACACGGCTGGCCAGGATCCGTAGTGGAATTCCAAAAAATTATTGCCCTACTAACGAAACCACATCCCGACAGAGACTTCGTGTTTGAGGTGATCGCACCTTCACTTCCGGGATACGGATTCTCGCAAGCGGCTGTACGACCAGGATTAGGTGCAGCACAG ATGTccgttatatttaaaaatctcatGTTGCGTCTTGGTTTCAATAAGTTTTATGTGCAAGGAGGAGACTGGGGCGCTATAATCTCTTCAAATCTTGCTAGTCTCTTTCCAGacaa CATTATTGGCGTTCACACAAACATGTGTGTAGTTCCATTTATGCCCGGTTTCCTTTGGATTGCAATAGGTAGTGTTTTTCCATCGCTCGTAGTCGATAAGGAACATTATTCTAAAATGTATCCTTTGAGTTATCATATGACTCGAATAATCGAGGAATCGGGATACATGCACTTACAGGCTTCCAAACCAGATACTGCAG gtGCGGCCGTGGGTGCTTCACCGGAAGGACTGGCAGCATACATTTTGGAAAAGTTTAGTACATGGACGAATGATGAGTATAAATATCGACCTGATGGAGGTTTGCTCGAGAAATTCACTCTAGATGAGCTCTTAGATAATATCATGCTCTATTGGGTTACCAATTCTATAACGACGAGTTTCCGACTTTACGCCGAGAATTTTAACAAAACTAATATGGCTACCAGAATCGATGA ATTGCCGGTTAATGTGCCGTCAGCGTGTGCAGTATTTCCTCATGAGCTTGTTTACACTCCAGAAAGCATTATTCGCACCAGGTACACTAATCTGATACAATATAATCATTTACCACATGGAGGCCATTTTGCTGCCTTCGAGGAACCTCTTCTGTTAGCAAATGACATCTTCGAGTTTGTATCCAAGACTGAGGATATCAAGAAGAAAGCTGACACAAAGGATACTCCAAGTAtggagaaaaagataaaagagtCTACAAGaacttaa